Proteins encoded in a region of the Streptomyces sp. NBC_00310 genome:
- a CDS encoding tetratricopeptide repeat protein, which yields MKAALLAALADGAGGDAGRRAVAELARVLGRDAGASARVLAEAAHHPDQRESVRAWGDSVAKLLAVDPEVARTVAGAMDEHTAGSGSAWYDGDHTDFRGGLFLGEVIGVQVVVQQQRGTAAPEAMASLPTRPGGFTGRDEETSALLRALDGSTAVLVSAVSGLGGIGKTALAVETAHLACEEGRFPGGVLFVDLHGYDEEPVTADQALQSLLRALGVPPEQIPAKADDRAVLYRSVLAERGRERGAVLVLADNASSPDQVRPLLPGDHRHRVLVTSRDRLTQLGARLVPLDQLTPEHARGLLDLALRTAEPEDSRVTDDGDAAGRLAALCGHLPLALQIAAALLVEDLGMPVAELVDELAASRDRLAQLDDGERSVRAAFDLSYRRLPPEQARLLRLLALAPGSEVSDEVAAALVGAEAPPLGELRALARAHLVERGSGRGWWRLHDLVRVFGVSVVAGDVGLLEEGEGARGRVLEVYWRWAAAADTRLQWLPGAPVPERFEDRGEALGWFDGERAGLVAAVSWGQEERFADTALRLSERLPVYLDWRRYFDDLVTVCRTAQEAAHRVGNSLGEAMACNNLGVALRAAGRAEEAIDALSYALDLYQAAEDHYREAGVWNNLGSALHVAGRVEEAVEAHTRACDLYQVAGDRHREAGAWVNLGLALQVANRVEEAIEAHTRARDLYQAIGDRHHEAHAWNGLGIALRAVGRMEDAVEAIGHALEIYREFEDWYWAGVALQNLARAHGAAHRLVEARARYLQAADAYTRGNAPAEAAQARVSAAELEAFTSHPLTP from the coding sequence ATGAAGGCAGCGTTGCTTGCGGCCCTGGCCGACGGTGCGGGCGGGGACGCCGGGCGCCGGGCGGTGGCGGAACTGGCAAGGGTGTTGGGACGGGATGCCGGTGCGTCCGCTCGAGTCCTCGCGGAAGCGGCCCACCATCCCGACCAGCGGGAGTCGGTGCGGGCCTGGGGCGACAGCGTGGCGAAGCTGCTCGCCGTCGATCCTGAAGTCGCGCGTACCGTGGCCGGGGCCATGGACGAACATACGGCGGGCAGTGGCTCGGCCTGGTACGACGGTGATCACACCGACTTCCGGGGCGGGCTCTTCCTGGGCGAGGTGATCGGCGTTCAGGTTGTGGTGCAGCAGCAGAGGGGGACCGCCGCGCCGGAGGCCATGGCCTCACTGCCGACGAGGCCCGGCGGGTTCACCGGGCGGGACGAGGAGACGTCCGCGTTGCTGCGTGCGCTCGACGGCTCGACGGCCGTCCTCGTCAGCGCCGTGTCCGGGCTCGGCGGCATCGGGAAGACCGCGCTCGCCGTCGAGACCGCGCACCTGGCGTGCGAGGAGGGGCGGTTCCCCGGCGGGGTGCTCTTCGTCGACCTGCATGGGTACGACGAGGAGCCGGTCACGGCTGATCAGGCGCTCCAGTCGCTCTTGCGGGCACTTGGGGTTCCGCCGGAACAGATCCCGGCCAAGGCGGACGACCGGGCGGTCCTCTATCGCTCGGTGCTCGCGGAGAGGGGGAGAGAGCGAGGGGCGGTGCTGGTACTGGCCGACAACGCGTCGTCGCCGGACCAGGTACGGCCGCTCCTGCCGGGCGACCACCGGCATCGGGTGCTGGTCACCTCCCGCGACCGCCTCACCCAACTCGGGGCCCGGCTCGTGCCGTTGGACCAACTCACACCGGAGCACGCCCGGGGACTCCTCGACCTCGCCCTACGGACCGCCGAACCCGAGGACAGCCGCGTCACGGACGACGGCGACGCGGCCGGGCGACTCGCCGCCCTCTGCGGACACCTGCCGCTCGCACTCCAGATCGCGGCCGCGCTGCTGGTCGAGGACCTGGGCATGCCGGTCGCGGAACTTGTCGACGAGCTCGCGGCATCGCGCGACCGGCTCGCCCAGCTCGACGACGGGGAGCGCAGCGTCCGGGCCGCCTTCGACCTGTCGTACCGGCGGCTGCCGCCCGAGCAAGCCCGGCTGCTGCGTCTGCTCGCCCTCGCGCCGGGGTCCGAGGTGAGCGACGAGGTCGCCGCCGCGCTGGTGGGGGCCGAGGCTCCTCCGCTGGGAGAGCTGCGGGCACTGGCTCGTGCGCACCTTGTCGAGCGGGGGAGCGGGCGCGGGTGGTGGCGGTTGCATGACTTGGTGCGGGTGTTCGGGGTGAGTGTCGTGGCGGGTGATGTGGGGTTGTTGGAGGAGGGGGAGGGGGCTCGGGGGCGGGTGCTGGAGGTCTACTGGCGGTGGGCGGCAGCGGCGGATACCCGGTTGCAGTGGTTGCCGGGTGCGCCGGTGCCAGAGCGGTTTGAGGACCGAGGGGAGGCATTGGGGTGGTTTGACGGGGAGCGGGCGGGGTTGGTGGCGGCGGTGTCGTGGGGGCAGGAGGAACGGTTCGCGGACACGGCGCTGAGACTGTCCGAGCGCCTGCCGGTGTATCTCGACTGGCGGCGGTATTTCGACGACTTGGTGACAGTGTGCCGAACTGCGCAGGAGGCGGCCCATCGTGTCGGCAATAGTCTCGGAGAGGCCATGGCGTGTAACAACCTTGGTGTTGCCCTGCGGGCGGCGGGCCGGGCGGAGGAAGCCATCGACGCCCTCTCATACGCCCTCGACCTGTACCAAGCTGCCGAGGACCACTATCGGGAGGCTGGTGTGTGGAACAACCTCGGCAGCGCCCTGCATGTAGCGGGCAGGGTGGAGGAGGCGGTTGAGGCCCATACCCGGGCCTGTGACCTGTATCAGGTGGCAGGGGACCGTCACCGAGAGGCTGGTGCATGGGTAAACCTCGGCCTCGCCCTCCAAGTAGCCAACAGGGTGGAGGAGGCGATTGAGGCCCATACCCGGGCCCGTGACCTGTACCAGGCGATCGGGGACCGCCACCATGAGGCCCACGCGTGGAATGGCCTCGGCATCGCCCTACGGGCAGTGGGTCGGATGGAGGATGCGGTCGAGGCGATCGGCCACGCTCTTGAGATCTACCGGGAGTTCGAGGACTGGTACTGGGCAGGCGTTGCCCTGCAAAACTTGGCCCGCGCCCACGGGGCCGCACACCGACTCGTCGAGGCCCGCGCCCGCTATCTCCAGGCCGCCGACGCCTACACCCGGGGCAACGCCCCCGCCGAAGCCGCCCAAGCCCGCGTCTCCGCCGCAGAACTGGAAGCCTTTACCTCCCACCCCCTCACCCCTTGA
- a CDS encoding carbohydrate ABC transporter permease produces the protein MKTRTPASRRTIRHRLAADFGLLVVAATFVLPLAWVVLSSVDPQANLTVKLPDGVTLDNFDAVLTPEITFTPLLNSLLLCGGGTALTVVCAALAAYPLSRFRSRLNRPFLLTILFATSLPITAIMVPVYALFVQVNLIDTLQGTIFFFAASQLPFAIWLMKNFMDGVPKELEEAAWTDGASSLQSLMRVVLPLMGPGVAVVTVFSFVMMWGNFFVPFMLLLTPEQMPAAVSINEFFGNRGTVVYGQLAAFSVTYSTPVILLYVGVARRLGGGFALGGAVKG, from the coding sequence CTGAAGACCCGAACGCCCGCCTCCCGCCGGACGATCCGCCACCGCCTGGCCGCGGACTTCGGCCTCCTCGTCGTGGCCGCGACCTTCGTCCTCCCGCTGGCCTGGGTGGTCCTCTCGTCCGTGGACCCGCAGGCGAACCTGACGGTGAAACTCCCGGACGGCGTGACCCTGGACAACTTCGACGCGGTCCTGACCCCGGAGATCACCTTCACGCCGCTGCTCAACAGCCTGCTGCTGTGCGGCGGGGGAACGGCGTTGACGGTGGTGTGCGCGGCGCTGGCGGCGTATCCGCTGTCGAGGTTCCGGTCCCGCCTGAACCGGCCTTTCCTCCTCACGATCCTCTTCGCGACGAGCCTGCCGATCACGGCGATCATGGTGCCGGTGTACGCGTTGTTCGTCCAGGTGAACCTGATCGACACCTTGCAGGGCACGATCTTCTTCTTCGCCGCGTCCCAACTGCCGTTCGCGATCTGGCTGATGAAGAACTTCATGGACGGGGTGCCGAAGGAACTGGAGGAGGCGGCGTGGACGGACGGCGCGTCGTCACTTCAGTCGCTGATGCGGGTGGTGCTGCCGTTGATGGGACCAGGCGTCGCGGTGGTGACCGTCTTCTCGTTCGTGATGATGTGGGGGAACTTCTTCGTCCCGTTCATGCTGCTGCTCACACCGGAACAGATGCCGGCGGCGGTGAGCATCAATGAGTTCTTCGGGAATCGAGGAACGGTGGTTTATGGGCAGTTGGCGGCGTTCTCGGTTACTTATTCGACGCCGGTGATTTTGTTGTATGTGGGGGTGGCTCGGCGGTTGGGTGGGGGGTTTGCGCTGGGTGGGGCGGTCAAGGGGTGA
- a CDS encoding carbohydrate ABC transporter permease: MKGQTRATSGPVPHPALRTATRVLPLTPATVLLLLFLAGPIAYCAYIAFTDLQLTGQAEDSFIGFENFRTAFGDEAFLNAVWLTLVFTVVSALLGQNTLGLALAALMQRASKPVRTLVGGIVVTAWVLPEVVAGFLLYAFFRREGTLNAVLDWLHLPTQNWLYTLPILAVSFANVWRGTAFSMLVYSAALNEIPKEITEAAEVDGAGGWRRMWHITLPMIRRSIGTNLMLITLQTLSVFGLIWVMTRGGPGGKSQTLPLFMYEEAFQKSMIGYGTAVALLLLVVGSLFSAVYLRLLRTEV; encoded by the coding sequence ATGAAGGGGCAGACAAGGGCTACGTCCGGGCCGGTGCCCCACCCGGCACTGCGCACCGCCACCCGAGTCCTCCCCCTCACCCCCGCCACCGTCCTCCTGCTCCTCTTCCTGGCAGGCCCGATCGCCTACTGCGCCTACATCGCCTTCACCGACCTCCAACTCACCGGCCAGGCCGAGGACTCCTTCATCGGCTTCGAGAACTTCCGCACGGCATTCGGGGACGAGGCCTTTCTCAACGCGGTCTGGCTGACCCTGGTCTTCACGGTCGTATCGGCCCTGCTCGGCCAGAACACGCTGGGCCTGGCACTGGCGGCTCTGATGCAACGCGCGTCCAAACCGGTTCGCACGCTGGTGGGGGGAATCGTCGTCACGGCGTGGGTACTTCCGGAGGTGGTGGCGGGATTCCTCCTGTACGCCTTCTTCCGCCGAGAAGGGACGTTGAACGCCGTCCTGGACTGGCTCCATCTCCCCACCCAGAACTGGCTGTACACGCTTCCGATTCTGGCGGTGTCGTTCGCGAATGTCTGGCGGGGAACGGCGTTCTCGATGCTGGTCTATTCGGCGGCCCTGAACGAGATCCCGAAGGAGATCACGGAAGCGGCGGAGGTGGACGGCGCGGGCGGCTGGCGCCGTATGTGGCACATCACGCTGCCGATGATCCGCCGCTCGATCGGCACGAATCTGATGCTCATCACGCTCCAGACTCTGTCCGTCTTCGGCCTGATCTGGGTCATGACGAGAGGCGGCCCGGGCGGAAAAAGCCAAACCCTCCCCTTGTTCATGTACGAGGAGGCGTTCCAGAAAAGCATGATCGGCTACGGCACGGCGGTGGCGCTGTTGCTGCTGGTGGTGGGGTCGTTGTTCTCTGCGGTCTACCTGCGGCTGTTGCGAACTGAGGTGTGA
- a CDS encoding extracellular solute-binding protein — protein MRPTAPHPRRSPLRLLLTAALAITAPGALTACGNGSGSDPDTVEVSYKQSTDNQVRVMDTFLADVKKQFEKANPGKKVKLVPIKAPDSEYYTKVQQMLRSPKTAPDLVYEDTFLINSDITSGYLKPLDDYLADWKDWDQFIDTAKTAAKAEDGKTYGVPDGTDTRGLWFDKAIFEKAGLPADWQPKTWEDVLDAARTIKRKVPDVIPLNVYTGKPAGEAATMQGFEMLLYGTEGATAAGASDPLYDEKSKKWKAGTQGFKDALTFVETVYEEKLGPEVSDALDPNISTRVRGELLPEGRLGINLDGSWLPQDWLPGSGHEWPEWSEKLGLAAMPTQNGQSPGKVSMSGGWTWAIPDKAANPDLAFKFIETMQTKANAQKWYIANSGIAVRKDVAADPAYAEAQPGIRFFTDLVSSTHYRPAYPAYPKVSTAIQEAMESVTTGDASVAEAAKNYDEELKAATDDQVIEE, from the coding sequence GTGCGCCCCACCGCACCCCACCCCCGCCGATCCCCCCTCCGCCTCCTCCTCACCGCAGCCCTGGCGATCACCGCCCCCGGCGCACTCACCGCCTGCGGCAACGGCTCCGGCAGTGATCCGGACACGGTGGAGGTCTCCTACAAACAGTCCACGGACAACCAGGTCCGCGTGATGGACACCTTCCTCGCCGACGTCAAGAAGCAGTTCGAGAAGGCGAATCCGGGCAAGAAGGTGAAACTCGTCCCGATCAAGGCCCCGGACTCGGAGTACTACACCAAGGTCCAGCAGATGCTGCGCTCGCCGAAGACGGCCCCGGACCTGGTCTACGAGGACACGTTCCTCATCAACTCCGACATCACGAGCGGTTATCTGAAGCCCCTGGACGACTACTTGGCCGACTGGAAGGACTGGGACCAGTTCATCGACACGGCCAAGACCGCGGCGAAGGCCGAGGACGGAAAGACGTACGGCGTTCCGGACGGCACAGACACCCGCGGCCTGTGGTTCGACAAGGCGATCTTCGAGAAGGCGGGCCTGCCTGCTGACTGGCAGCCCAAGACCTGGGAGGACGTTCTCGACGCCGCCCGCACCATCAAGCGGAAAGTCCCGGACGTCATCCCGCTGAACGTCTACACGGGCAAACCGGCCGGCGAAGCCGCCACCATGCAGGGCTTCGAAATGCTGCTCTACGGCACGGAAGGCGCCACGGCCGCCGGGGCGAGCGATCCCCTGTATGACGAGAAGTCGAAGAAATGGAAGGCGGGCACGCAGGGCTTCAAGGACGCCCTCACCTTCGTGGAGACGGTCTACGAGGAAAAGCTCGGCCCGGAGGTCTCCGACGCCCTCGACCCGAACATCTCGACCCGGGTCCGCGGCGAACTCCTCCCCGAAGGCAGGCTCGGCATCAACCTGGACGGCTCCTGGCTCCCCCAGGACTGGCTGCCCGGCAGCGGCCACGAATGGCCCGAGTGGTCGGAGAAACTCGGCCTCGCCGCCATGCCCACCCAGAACGGCCAGTCCCCCGGCAAGGTGAGCATGTCCGGCGGCTGGACCTGGGCCATCCCCGACAAGGCAGCCAATCCCGACCTGGCCTTCAAGTTCATCGAGACGATGCAGACGAAGGCGAACGCCCAGAAGTGGTACATCGCCAACTCCGGAATCGCGGTCCGCAAGGACGTGGCGGCCGACCCCGCCTACGCGGAGGCCCAGCCCGGCATCAGGTTCTTCACCGACCTGGTGTCGAGCACGCACTACCGCCCCGCGTACCCGGCGTATCCGAAGGTCTCCACGGCCATCCAGGAAGCGATGGAATCCGTGACGACCGGGGATGCCTCGGTGGCGGAGGCGGCGAAGAACTACGACGAGGAGTTGAAGGCGGCGACGGACGACCAGGTGATCGAAGAGTGA
- a CDS encoding response regulator, with protein MTGADPIRVLVVEDDPVAADAHMMYVGRVPGFTAVGKAHTGAEARRALDRMPVDLLLLDLHLPDVHGLQLARSLRAAGHHADVIAVTSARDLTVVREGVSLGVVQYVLKPFTFATLRDRLVRYAEFHAAAGEASGQDEVDRALATLRAPGPAALPKGLSAPTLERVTVALRDAGEGLTAAGVAEAVGISRITARRYLEHLVDAGRAARSPQYGQVGRPELQYRWVKG; from the coding sequence ATGACCGGTGCCGATCCCATCAGAGTCCTGGTCGTCGAGGACGACCCCGTGGCCGCCGACGCGCACATGATGTACGTCGGCCGCGTCCCCGGCTTCACGGCGGTCGGCAAGGCCCACACGGGCGCGGAGGCGCGGCGCGCGCTGGACCGCATGCCGGTGGACCTGCTGCTGCTGGACCTCCACCTGCCGGACGTACACGGCCTGCAGCTGGCCCGCTCCCTGCGGGCGGCCGGCCACCACGCGGACGTGATAGCGGTGACGTCGGCGCGGGACCTGACGGTGGTGCGGGAGGGTGTGTCCCTGGGGGTGGTGCAGTACGTCCTGAAGCCGTTCACGTTCGCGACGTTGCGCGACCGGCTGGTGCGGTACGCCGAGTTCCACGCGGCGGCGGGCGAGGCGAGCGGCCAGGACGAGGTGGACCGGGCGCTGGCGACGCTACGGGCGCCGGGCCCGGCGGCACTGCCGAAAGGGCTGAGCGCGCCGACGCTGGAGCGGGTGACGGTGGCCCTGCGGGACGCGGGCGAGGGCCTGACGGCGGCCGGGGTGGCGGAGGCGGTCGGCATCTCGCGGATCACGGCCCGGCGGTATCTGGAGCACCTGGTGGATGCCGGGCGGGCGGCGCGGAGTCCGCAGTACGGGCAGGTGGGGCGGCCGGAGTTGCAGTATCGGTGGGTGAAGGGTTAG
- a CDS encoding sensor histidine kinase, whose amino-acid sequence MRVTPRLRPRSLAGQLFAVQAVLIAAVVAGYALFTYVSDRSQAEDSARRQALAVAATVADAPSVRAAIHTPEPTRRLQPYATQVQQHAGVDFVTIMTRDGIRWTHPDPDRIGEHFLGHIEKAQNGESFTETYTGTLGPSVRAVAPVVENGEVIGLVSAGIRVQAISERAEGQLTALLGVAAGALALGGIGTYIVNARLRRHTHNMNAAELSNMHDYHQAALHAVREGLLMLDGQYRVALINDGARELLGVTQDVVGRSVADLGLPAALTGALLSSEPRVDEVLLTAERVLVVNTSLVSGGQRRGTVVTLRDVTELQSLTGELNSERGFTEALRSQAHEAANRLHTVVSLIELGRSDEAVDFATAELELAQALTDKVVAAVSEPVLAALLLGKAAQANERGVELVVSEDSRIDDGLLPESLPARDLVTVLGNLIDNAVDAAQGSVGARVTVTAYTHESDALQDADEPGDAGGSADDSVLVLSVSDTGSGVDPAHAEAVFERGFSTKPAGPGGRGLGLALVRQTARRHEGTLTVSEAAGGGARFEVRLPLRTTGSDKTVQAVQAPRATVAGGDDV is encoded by the coding sequence ATGCGCGTCACGCCCCGTCTCCGTCCCCGCAGCCTGGCCGGTCAGCTCTTCGCCGTACAGGCGGTGCTGATCGCTGCCGTCGTGGCCGGATACGCGCTGTTCACGTACGTCAGCGACCGCTCCCAGGCGGAGGACTCGGCCCGCCGCCAGGCCCTCGCCGTGGCGGCCACGGTCGCCGACGCCCCCTCGGTCCGTGCGGCGATCCACACGCCCGAGCCGACCAGGCGGCTCCAGCCGTACGCGACGCAGGTGCAGCAGCACGCCGGCGTCGACTTCGTCACGATCATGACCCGTGACGGCATCCGCTGGACGCACCCCGACCCCGACCGGATCGGCGAGCACTTCCTCGGCCACATAGAGAAGGCCCAGAACGGCGAGTCCTTCACCGAGACCTACACGGGCACCCTCGGCCCGTCCGTCCGCGCGGTCGCCCCGGTCGTGGAGAACGGCGAGGTCATCGGCCTCGTCAGCGCCGGCATCAGGGTCCAGGCGATCAGCGAGCGCGCCGAGGGGCAGCTCACGGCCCTCCTCGGCGTGGCCGCCGGCGCACTCGCCCTCGGCGGCATCGGCACCTATATCGTCAACGCCCGCCTGCGCCGCCACACCCACAACATGAACGCGGCCGAGCTGAGCAACATGCACGACTACCACCAGGCCGCCCTGCACGCCGTGCGCGAGGGCCTGCTGATGCTCGACGGCCAGTACCGGGTGGCACTCATCAACGACGGGGCGCGGGAGCTGCTGGGGGTGACGCAGGACGTGGTCGGCCGCTCGGTGGCGGACCTGGGCCTGCCGGCCGCGCTGACGGGCGCCCTGCTCTCCTCCGAGCCGAGGGTGGACGAGGTCCTCCTCACCGCCGAACGGGTCCTCGTCGTGAACACCTCACTGGTGTCGGGCGGCCAGCGCCGCGGCACGGTGGTCACCCTGCGGGACGTGACGGAACTCCAGTCCCTCACGGGCGAGCTGAACTCCGAACGCGGCTTCACGGAGGCGCTGCGCTCCCAGGCGCACGAGGCCGCGAACCGCCTCCACACGGTCGTCTCGCTCATCGAGCTGGGCCGCTCGGACGAGGCGGTCGACTTCGCCACCGCGGAGCTGGAACTGGCGCAGGCCCTGACGGACAAGGTCGTGGCGGCGGTGAGCGAACCGGTGCTGGCGGCCCTGCTGCTGGGCAAGGCCGCCCAGGCGAACGAGCGGGGCGTCGAGCTGGTGGTCTCCGAGGACAGCCGCATCGACGACGGCCTGCTCCCGGAGTCCCTCCCCGCCCGTGACCTGGTCACGGTCCTGGGCAACCTGATCGACAACGCGGTGGACGCGGCGCAGGGGTCGGTGGGGGCGAGGGTGACGGTGACGGCGTACACGCACGAGTCGGACGCGCTTCAGGACGCGGACGAGCCCGGGGACGCGGGCGGGTCGGCGGACGACTCCGTGCTGGTGCTGAGCGTGTCGGACACGGGTAGCGGCGTGGACCCGGCCCATGCGGAGGCCGTCTTCGAACGCGGCTTCTCGACGAAACCGGCGGGCCCGGGCGGCCGGGGTCTGGGCCTGGCGCTCGTACGGCAGACCGCGCGCCGCCACGAGGGCACACTGACCGTGTCGGAGGCGGCCGGCGGCGGGGCCCGGTTCGAGGTGCGGCTGCCACTGCGCACCACCGGTAGCGACAAGACGGTGCAGGCTGTCCAGGCCCCTCGGGCCACTGTGGCTGGAGGCGACGACGTATGA
- a CDS encoding cation:dicarboxylate symporter family transporter — MASTAHTAPTAPAKRDRTHYLYIAVIVAVAIGIAVGLIAPDFAVELKPIGTGFVNLIKMMISPIIFCTIVLGIGSVRKAAKVGAVGGIALVYFTIMSLVALSIGLVVGNILEPGTGLAVTDAIKETGQAQVSAEAKDTTEFLLGIIPTTIVSAFTGGEVLQTLLVAVLAGFALQAMGDAGQPILRGIEHIQRLVFRILAMVMWAAPIGAFGAIAAVTGSAGVDALKSLAVLMLGFYVTCFLFVFIVLAALLRIVSGLNILTFFKYLGREFLLILSTSSSESALPRLIAKMEHMGVSKPVVGITVPTGYSFNLDGTMIYMTMASLFIADAMGTPMSIGEQIPLLLFLLVASKGAAGVTGAGLATLAGGLQSHKPALVDGIGLIVGIDRFMSEARALTNFAGNAVATVLIGTWTKEIDKERVSEVLAGRLPFDEKTLLDDGHGPAPAAEAEPDGEKELAKA, encoded by the coding sequence GTGGCCAGCACCGCCCATACGGCACCTACCGCACCCGCCAAGCGGGACCGCACCCACTACCTGTACATCGCCGTGATCGTGGCTGTGGCCATCGGCATCGCCGTGGGCCTCATCGCCCCCGACTTCGCCGTCGAGCTGAAGCCCATCGGCACCGGCTTCGTGAACCTGATCAAGATGATGATCTCGCCGATCATCTTCTGCACGATCGTGCTGGGCATCGGCTCCGTACGGAAGGCCGCGAAGGTCGGCGCCGTCGGCGGTATCGCCCTCGTCTACTTCACGATCATGTCGCTGGTCGCGCTCAGCATCGGTCTGGTCGTCGGCAACATCCTGGAGCCGGGCACCGGCCTCGCGGTGACCGACGCGATCAAGGAGACCGGTCAGGCGCAGGTATCGGCCGAGGCCAAGGACACCACCGAGTTCCTGCTCGGCATCATCCCGACGACGATCGTCTCCGCCTTCACCGGCGGCGAGGTCCTCCAGACGCTGCTCGTCGCCGTGCTCGCCGGCTTCGCGCTCCAGGCGATGGGCGACGCCGGTCAGCCGATCCTGCGCGGTATCGAGCACATCCAGCGCCTCGTCTTCCGCATCCTCGCCATGGTGATGTGGGCCGCCCCGATCGGTGCCTTCGGCGCCATCGCGGCCGTGACCGGTTCCGCGGGCGTCGACGCCCTGAAGAGCCTCGCCGTGCTGATGCTCGGCTTCTACGTCACCTGCTTCCTCTTCGTCTTCATCGTGCTCGCCGCGCTGCTGCGGATCGTCTCCGGCCTCAACATCCTGACGTTCTTCAAGTACCTGGGCCGTGAGTTCCTGCTGATCCTGTCCACCTCCTCCTCCGAGTCGGCGCTGCCGCGCCTCATCGCGAAGATGGAGCACATGGGCGTCAGCAAGCCCGTCGTCGGTATCACCGTCCCGACCGGCTACTCCTTCAACCTCGACGGCACCATGATCTACATGACCATGGCGTCCCTGTTCATCGCCGACGCCATGGGTACGCCGATGTCGATCGGCGAGCAGATCCCGCTGCTGCTCTTCCTGCTGGTCGCCTCCAAGGGCGCGGCGGGTGTCACCGGCGCCGGTCTCGCGACCCTCGCGGGTGGTCTGCAGTCCCACAAGCCGGCCCTGGTGGACGGTATCGGCCTCATCGTCGGCATCGACCGCTTCATGAGCGAGGCCCGCGCCCTCACCAACTTCGCGGGCAACGCGGTCGCCACGGTCCTCATCGGTACCTGGACCAAGGAGATCGACAAGGAGCGGGTCAGCGAGGTGCTCGCCGGGCGGCTGCCGTTCGACGAGAAGACGCTGCTGGACGACGGGCACGGGCCCGCGCCGGCTGCCGAGGCCGAGCCCGACGGCGAGAAGGAACTCGCCAAGGCGTAG
- a CDS encoding MerR family transcriptional regulator, producing the protein MRIGELAERAGTTTRALRYYEARGLLPARRTDNGYRTYDEADLKLLRQIRTLQDFGFDLEETRPFVECLRAGHPEGDSCPASLAVYRRKLDELDALIGELAAVRASVGEQLARAERARERLAAEAEVPGGPGPGCELGGGEL; encoded by the coding sequence ATGCGCATCGGCGAGCTGGCGGAACGGGCCGGGACGACGACACGGGCCCTGCGGTACTACGAGGCGCGGGGGCTGTTGCCCGCGCGGCGGACCGACAACGGCTATCGGACGTACGACGAGGCGGATCTGAAGCTGTTGCGGCAGATCCGGACGCTGCAGGACTTCGGGTTCGACCTGGAGGAGACGCGGCCGTTCGTGGAGTGTCTGCGGGCGGGGCATCCGGAGGGCGACTCGTGCCCGGCGTCGCTGGCGGTGTACCGGCGGAAGCTGGACGAACTCGACGCGCTGATCGGTGAGTTGGCGGCCGTGCGGGCGTCGGTCGGCGAGCAGTTGGCGCGGGCCGAGCGGGCGCGGGAGCGGCTGGCGGCCGAGGCGGAGGTTCCGGGGGGTCCGGGGCCGGGGTGTGAACTGGGAGGCGGGGAACTGTGA
- a CDS encoding thioredoxin family protein, producing the protein MIRAAGVAEVTDEDFEAEVIGAELPVLVEFTADWCPPCRQMGPVLSALAAQEGERLKVVQLDVDTNPETTHAYKVLSMPTFMVFRGGEPVKAMVGARPKRRLLEELDDVL; encoded by the coding sequence GTGATCAGGGCGGCGGGTGTGGCCGAGGTGACGGACGAGGACTTCGAGGCGGAGGTGATCGGGGCGGAGCTGCCGGTGCTCGTGGAGTTCACCGCCGACTGGTGTCCGCCGTGCCGGCAGATGGGGCCGGTGCTGAGCGCGCTCGCCGCTCAGGAGGGGGAGCGGCTGAAGGTGGTGCAGCTGGACGTGGACACCAATCCGGAGACCACCCACGCCTACAAGGTGCTGTCGATGCCGACCTTCATGGTGTTCCGGGGTGGTGAGCCGGTGAAGGCCATGGTGGGCGCGCGGCCCAAGCGGCGGCTGCTGGAGGAACTCGACGACGTCCTCTGA